CCTCAGCGTCTCTGCACCGATCCGGGCGTGAAAGTCGCTCGCGTCCATGGGCTCGGTGAAATCGTCGTAGAAATAGAGCCGAAAGGCGCCTTCCGGGGAGAGGACGCCCTCGAGGTGGTGGTAGCGGTCTGGGGCCATGAACAAGATGCCGCCGTGGCGCGGATTGTGGTCGCCGTGGGCCATGGGGATGGTTCGGAGGGCCATCGCGTCCCCGCTTTTCGAGCAGACGCTTCCCGGAACGGCGCTGACTTCTCGAGGATCGTCGGGGCAGTACCACTGGAGCTCCCGCGTCATGGCGACGAGATCCATGTAGCAGATGTTGCACGTACCGGGCTCCTCCCGATCGATATGCGGGTGCATGGGACAGGAATAGCTGCTGACCAGCAGTCGCTTGACCATGGGCCGCTCACAGATCGGGCACGCTGCCGGTCCAACGGCCTGCTCGTCTCGATGGAGAGGGCAGAGCCAGACCTCGAAGGATTCGCGCGCGTCATCCGGTTGCAGGAGCTGCACTGTCACCAAGAAGACAGTCGTCATCCACATCATCATCTCGACCCGGTCTCAGAGTATAGGCGTCAAAAGGCTCATCCGGGGCTCAATAGATCTCCCGGAGGCGTCGCTCTTTCTCTTCGTATTCTGCAAATAGCTCGTCCATTCCCTCCGATTTCAGA
This is a stretch of genomic DNA from Vicinamibacteria bacterium. It encodes these proteins:
- a CDS encoding heavy metal-binding domain-containing protein; the protein is MTTVFLVTVQLLQPDDARESFEVWLCPLHRDEQAVGPAACPICERPMVKRLLVSSYSCPMHPHIDREEPGTCNICYMDLVAMTRELQWYCPDDPREVSAVPGSVCSKSGDAMALRTIPMAHGDHNPRHGGILFMAPDRYHHLEGVLSPEGAFRLYFYDDFTEPMDASDFHARIGAETLR